AATAAACTCCTGGTGCCGGCAATCAATGTGAATGACTCTGTTACCAAATCGAAATTCGACAATCTTTACGGGTGCAGGGAAAGTCTGGCTGATGGTATCAAACGTGCAACGGATGTGATGATTGCCGGAAAGGTGGTTGTGGTTTGTGGTTTTGGTGATGTGGGCAAAGGGTGCGCACAATCAATGAGCGGTTTCGGAGCTCGTGTGATTGTAACCGAAATTGACCCGATCTGTGCTCTTCAGGCTGCAATGGCAGGTTATCAGGTCACTACAGTTGAAGACACTCTTGGGGTAGGTGATATATATGTAACCACCACAGGAAATGTGGATATCATCACTGCTGAACATATGTCTAAGATGAAGGATCAGGCCATTGTGTGCAATATTGGCCACTTTGACAATGAAATACAGGTCTCGCAGCTTGAAAAATGGCCCGGTGTTGAGAAAGTGAACATCAAGCCTCAGGTGGATAAATATGTCTACCCTGACGGGCATGAAATATTTCTCCTTGCACAGGGGCGTCTTGTAAATCTTGGTTGTGCTACAGGCCATCCATCTTTTGTGATGTCAAACTCATTTACCAACCAGACTCTGGCTCAAATTGATCTCTGGAAAAACAGGGACAGCTATAAACCAGGCGTCTACATCCTCTCAAAGAGCCTCGACGAAGAGGTCGCACGCCTGCATCTGAAAAAAATCGGGGTGAAACTCACAAAACTTTCACCAAAACAGGCCGACTATATCGGGGTTTCTGTAGAGGGACCGTTCAAGCCAGAACATTACAGGTATTGATTTCAGGCTCATGAACAGATTTAGACAATAGAGCAGAGGAGACTACAAACAGATGAATGTAACCGGCATAGCTTTAAGAACTCCCCCCGGAGCACAGGATAACCCCGAAGTGACTCCGGAGCTGCTTGCCAGCTGTCTGGCCAAATATTCCCGTTCAAACAAAGGGATCGACTCTATTCTCGCATCTATCGATTGGAGCGATCCGGACAAATCGGTTGATTCCATTTTCAGGTTTGTCGATTATGGTCATGCCAGTATTACTGGTATGACCGGCGGTATCGCCATAGCGATCGATGGACTTTCAATGTTTCTGGCGTACAAAATATTTGAAATAGCCCAGCTTTCAGACGGGCAGGAGTCGAGCACCCGATATATTCAACTTGACAAAACAAATCTCCCGGATGCTCAGAGCCTTGGGATACCGGCCTCTTTGGAAAAAGAGTGGCAGGATTTAATGGAATCTTCCTTTGATATGTACCACACTACCTACCAACAGCTTGATTCCAAAGCTCAGCAGGATCCATCCCTGATTAGGGTTCCGGAAGGAACAAGCGAAAAGGTGGTTGACCGGCTCAGACGCAACTATGCTCTTGACAGGTCCAGGTACCTTATCCCTTTTGCCACAAAGACCAATGCTGCATATGTGATGACTGCCCGTGTGTGGGCGGATACTATTCGCCAGCTCGATTCTCTTCCATTGCCGGAAGCTGCCGAGTGTGCAGGAAAGATCCGCAAGGAACTGGAGAAATTCGTACCGCGTATGATAAAACACAGCTTCCCGACTGAGGCCAGCAGGGCACAGGTTCTTAGCATGCTAAATTTTGCTACGCGGAATATAAACGCAAAGGGCGTTTGTATTGACAATATCCCAAGCGAGGTTTTTCTTTCAGTTCATGACCAGATGCCTTCATTTCTCCCCTTGACTCAAAAGCTTGAGGATGGATTTATGGGCAAAGTCAACAGATACAGCACAACCGGAGCTGCGGTAAACAGAGTAATGCTCAGAGCTGCCTGGAATAACATGGCAATAGCTGAATTGCGGGATCTGAACAGACACAGAAGCGGACATCGTTTTTCTCCGTTGCTGCCTGTAGGATTTTACTCTCCCGAGGAGGTGGATCGGCAGAAAATCCTTCCGCTTCTTGAGAAAAAGAAAAAACTCATAGAGAAAATCTGTGCCAGGAGCGATAACGCTTCTTATCTGTATGCTCTTCTCCTGGGGACTCAAACACCTTTCGAGCACTCCACTCATCTCGAAAAATTCATCTACGAGATCGAACTTCGCACCGGACTTGGTGCACACTTCAGGTATGCCGAACATCTCCGGGATGCTTACCAGAAACTGATAGAGGCCAGACCTCAGTTTAAAGATCATATCCATATCGGTGATGCAGAACCTGAGTTTTAATCTCAGCAAAATAACAAATCAAAGACAGAATCCGGGGGCACACAGATGTCCCCGGATTCTATGAATATGATATCTTCGTCACTTATGTTCAGGGCGGAGGTGATTCATTTGTCTGTTTTATCTCCCTGAATCCCGGTAAAAGCACACTTGTTTCTGAATTTGCAGCCCACCTCTAACAGCTTTCTCAGGTGTCGGACTTTCAGAACCGGACAGGACAAACTCTGCTGAGGCAAAAAAACACGCAAAAAAAGAAGTATGCTTTTGGCAGATTTAAACCGATATAATAAATCTTAAACACTTTTTTACCAATTGGAACGAATAGTAAAAGCAGTATTGTTTGAAATATACAGCCCCTGTTTTCAGGAGAGCTTTGCATATGATCCTGCGTTGTGGTTTTCGAGTAATTGAGAATGAATAAAACTTTTTGAACCTAAACGAAAGGTGTGAAGTGTGATGTCGGAGAGGGGAAAAGAACATGCAGACAGGAAATGTAAAGTTGCTGAGGTTTGTTCATCTCAACCCATAGAGGTCTCTGCTCAGGTGTTTGAAGTATCAAGAAAACAGCCATTAATTAAGGCTTCATAACAGGTAAAAAAAAATAAGATTTGTATAAAACTTCTTTCATTGACTCAAATTTCCGCAAACGTTATTTTTTTGGGCATATGCACGTATACGTATTATCGAAAATCAGCCAAAAAGCCTTATTTAGGGAGGTTTTTTGGCTGTTTTTATGTTTTTCTAACGGAGTACTTAATTCATGCCATTAGATTCTCAGGCTACAGAGCTCAATGAGGCGATTCAAAACGCAAATCCTTATATTTTCAATATGCTCTCTCAAAAGGGTAAGCAGGTCTATTTTCCTACCAAAGGTATTTTGGGACAAACTGCACAGGCTAAAACCAAGAGCATAAATGCAACCATTGGAATATCTCTGGAGGATAACGGGATGCCGATGGTGCTTGAATCAATAGACCGTATGCTCAATATTCAAAAGCAATCCTTTTCCTATGCACCCAGCTATGGTAATCCTGAAATGCGCTCAATGTGGAAGGAAATGCTTTACCGCAAAAATCCATCACTTAAAGAGAAACCTTTCAGCCTTCCTGTTGTTACCAGTGCACTTACCCACGGGCTTAGCATGGCAGGGCACCTATTTGTGGAAAATGGAGACAGTATTATTTGTCCAGATCTTTACTGGGAAAACTATGACCTTATATTCAAGCAGACCTATGGTGCACGGTTAGAAACCTTCCCTACATTTTGTGATGATGAAAAATTCAATATAGAGTATCTGGAAAAGCATATCACAGGGCAGAAGGTTGGTAAGAAGATTGTCATGCTCAACTTTCCCAATAATCCAAGCGGATATACGGTTTCAGAGCAGGAGGCTGAGCAGATTAAAGATCTGCTTGTAAAGGCAGCAGACAATGGGAACGATATAATAGTATTCATAGATGATGCTTACTTTGGGCTTGTATATGAGAAGGGGATACTAAAAGAGTCGATTTTCTCACTTCTTGCAGACGCTCACGAGCGTATTCTTGCGGTGAAATTCGATGGTCCGACAAAAGAGGATTATGTATGGGGTTTCAGGGTTGGTTTTGTTAGTTTTGCATCTGCCCGAAGCACTCCGCAGCTTTACAGTGCTTTGGAGTCAAAGTTAGCCGGTGCAATCAGAGGTAACATAAGTAATGCTTCAAACCTCTCTCAAAACCTTCTTCTTGAAGCGTACAGGGATGATTCCTATCAGGCTCAAAAACTGGAAAAGTTTGAGATCTTACAAAAACGTTACAGGAAAATCCGACAAATATTCTCAGAGCATCCGGAGTACGCCACTTTATTTAAACCGCTGCCGTTTAATTCCGGATATTTTATGTGTGTAAAGATCCTTTCCGGTGATGCACATGGGGTCAGAAATATTCTTCTGGATAAATATGACACCGGTGTTATCGCACAAAATGATCTTCTCAGAATAGCGTTTTCTTCAATACCTTTTCAGTACCTGGAAAAACTATTCGACAACATCTATAAGGCAGCTTCTGAAGCCAATGGGAATTAAATGAGTGATGCAGTGAAAGGAATTATATTCGACCTCGATGGCACCCTTTACCGGATGCATTGGCTAATGCGCCCCTTCATTACTCTCAGGGCGTTTCCCAATGTACTGCGTTTGCCAAGATTCATCAGGGAACGGAACAGGTTTGCCGGGGTTGATATGGAGAGTAGGGAGAAGCTCATGGAAGAGCTTTGCCTCTCTGTTTCAAGGATTGAAAAATGTTCACCTGCTGTTATACAAACCTGGATTGAAAAAAGTTTCTACCCTGCATTTATTGATTCAATGTTCTTATTTAAAGACAGCCGTCCTGAGCTTAACAGTACCCTGTCGCGTCTGAAGAAAAAAAAACTCAGGC
The sequence above is a segment of the Chitinispirillum alkaliphilum genome. Coding sequences within it:
- a CDS encoding Aspartate aminotransferase; its protein translation is MPLDSQATELNEAIQNANPYIFNMLSQKGKQVYFPTKGILGQTAQAKTKSINATIGISLEDNGMPMVLESIDRMLNIQKQSFSYAPSYGNPEMRSMWKEMLYRKNPSLKEKPFSLPVVTSALTHGLSMAGHLFVENGDSIICPDLYWENYDLIFKQTYGARLETFPTFCDDEKFNIEYLEKHITGQKVGKKIVMLNFPNNPSGYTVSEQEAEQIKDLLVKAADNGNDIIVFIDDAYFGLVYEKGILKESIFSLLADAHERILAVKFDGPTKEDYVWGFRVGFVSFASARSTPQLYSALESKLAGAIRGNISNASNLSQNLLLEAYRDDSYQAQKLEKFEILQKRYRKIRQIFSEHPEYATLFKPLPFNSGYFMCVKILSGDAHGVRNILLDKYDTGVIAQNDLLRIAFSSIPFQYLEKLFDNIYKAASEANGN
- a CDS encoding S-adenosyl-L-homocysteine hydrolase; this translates as MTPKVDIWASLPYVVRDMELADWGRKEIEIAEKEMPGLMAVREKYSAEKPLAGVRVSGSLHMTIQTAVLIETLVELGADVRWASCNIFSTQDHAAAAIARAGVPVFAWKGESLEDYWACTYQALTFPGGKGPNLIVDDGGDATLLIHKGVQLEDGDKWVDESTDNEEEAVVKSLLKKIHAKNADHWHKVAQEWKGVSEETTTGVHRLYQMMNENKLLVPAINVNDSVTKSKFDNLYGCRESLADGIKRATDVMIAGKVVVVCGFGDVGKGCAQSMSGFGARVIVTEIDPICALQAAMAGYQVTTVEDTLGVGDIYVTTTGNVDIITAEHMSKMKDQAIVCNIGHFDNEIQVSQLEKWPGVEKVNIKPQVDKYVYPDGHEIFLLAQGRLVNLGCATGHPSFVMSNSFTNQTLAQIDLWKNRDSYKPGVYILSKSLDEEVARLHLKKIGVKLTKLSPKQADYIGVSVEGPFKPEHYRY